In Candidatus Mycalebacterium zealandia, one DNA window encodes the following:
- the pyrE gene encoding orotate phosphoribosyltransferase, with product MYFLLFTQMTLKREKDELRRILLEQSVQYGDFTLASGVKSSLYIDARKTTLHPEGARLTAAIFLKEFMKDENANAIGGPTLGADPIVGAVLAFCEKPDVHGFIVRKEEKKHGSQRMVEGNLQKGDRAVIVEDVLTTGGSVLRAVEAIRALGAEVSKIMVVVNRSGTDKLFENEGIDFFSIFNVGELVE from the coding sequence ATGTATTTTCTCCTTTTCACACAGATGACTTTAAAAAGGGAAAAAGACGAACTGCGCCGCATACTGCTTGAGCAGTCCGTGCAGTACGGGGATTTCACGCTCGCTTCCGGAGTGAAAAGCAGTCTCTATATAGACGCCAGAAAAACCACTCTTCATCCCGAAGGCGCACGCCTTACCGCCGCAATTTTTCTTAAAGAGTTTATGAAAGACGAAAACGCGAACGCCATAGGCGGACCCACTCTCGGGGCCGACCCGATTGTGGGCGCGGTTCTCGCGTTTTGCGAAAAACCCGACGTTCACGGCTTCATAGTTCGCAAAGAAGAGAAAAAACACGGCTCTCAACGCATGGTTGAGGGAAACCTTCAAAAAGGCGACCGTGCCGTAATTGTTGAAGATGTTCTTACCACGGGCGGCTCGGTTTTGCGCGCGGTTGAGGCAATCAGGGCTTTGGGCGCGGAAGTGTCGAAGATTATGGTTGTAGTTAACCGCTCGGGTACGGACAAACTGTTTGAAAACGAGGGGATTGATTTCTTCAGCATTTTTAACGTGGGAGAACTCGTGGAGTGA
- a CDS encoding cob(I)yrinic acid a,c-diamide adenosyltransferase: MKIYTKKGDAGKTALFGGRRVDKDDTRVECYGTLDEANSTIGLLRSKIGENHRWQPGLHKIQKDMMDMMSHLARPSDSHKKNTNPLPVDGAEFCEKWVDELEENMSSPSDYFLLPGGNEISALCHVVRTQIRRGERKLASLMKQDEVNPAIAAYINRLSDLFFTMARAEMDAAGMAEEKWQLFLYKKKKR; encoded by the coding sequence ATGAAGATTTACACAAAAAAAGGAGACGCAGGAAAAACGGCGCTTTTCGGCGGAAGACGTGTTGACAAGGATGACACGCGGGTGGAGTGCTACGGAACACTTGACGAGGCAAATTCAACAATCGGGCTTTTGCGCTCCAAAATCGGAGAAAACCACCGGTGGCAGCCCGGACTGCATAAAATACAGAAAGACATGATGGATATGATGTCTCATCTGGCGCGCCCGTCGGATTCGCACAAAAAAAACACAAATCCCCTGCCGGTTGACGGCGCGGAATTTTGCGAAAAATGGGTGGATGAACTTGAAGAAAATATGTCGTCCCCTTCGGACTATTTTCTGCTTCCCGGCGGAAATGAAATATCGGCTTTGTGCCACGTAGTAAGAACGCAGATAAGAAGAGGCGAGCGCAAACTTGCTTCTCTTATGAAACAGGACGAAGTAAACCCCGCCATTGCCGCTTACATAAACCGCCTTTCAGATCTTTTTTTCACTATGGCGCGCGCCGAGATGGATGCCGCCGGAATGGCCGAGGAAAAATGGCAGCTTTTTCTCTACAAAAAGAAAAAGAGATAA
- a CDS encoding NAD(P)/FAD-dependent oxidoreductase, whose amino-acid sequence MKIAIIGNGITGVSAALRIRELKPDWDIVMISGESDFHYSRPALMYIYMGHMSYRDTKPYENGFWRDKRIEILRGWVTEIDTKNSRLLLHKKDPVNFDKLLLAVGSKPNKFGWPGQDLKGVQGLYDLMDLRELYENSKGLKHAVITGGGLIGIELAEMLHSRGVHVTFLVREKSYWNRILPNEESSMVNRIIEKEGIDLRLNTELEEITDNGKGRVGGVITKDGQKIECGLVGLTAGVSPQTVLADGAAIKTGRGILVDRGFKTDAENIYCAGDCAEIITGEERNLLQQVWYTGKAQGKAAGEAMCGIPTNYEPATWFNSAKFLDLEYQTYGQVNLSVEGEKNLYWEKPDGLAALRIVHTDDAVIGVNVMGLRYRHKVCEKWIEEKRPLDYVLDNLSEANFDPEFYSLYEKEIAGVFREQVR is encoded by the coding sequence ATGAAAATCGCGATTATCGGGAACGGCATAACGGGCGTTTCAGCGGCATTGAGAATAAGGGAACTCAAACCCGACTGGGACATTGTTATGATTTCCGGCGAATCGGATTTTCACTACTCGCGCCCCGCCCTGATGTATATCTACATGGGGCATATGAGTTACCGGGACACAAAGCCGTATGAAAACGGTTTCTGGCGCGACAAACGCATTGAGATTTTGCGCGGTTGGGTAACGGAAATTGACACAAAAAACAGCCGCCTGCTTCTTCACAAAAAAGACCCCGTAAATTTTGACAAACTGTTGCTCGCGGTCGGGAGCAAACCCAACAAATTCGGTTGGCCCGGACAGGACCTGAAAGGCGTTCAAGGACTTTACGACCTCATGGATTTGCGTGAGTTGTATGAAAATTCAAAAGGGCTCAAACACGCCGTAATCACGGGCGGCGGGCTCATAGGCATTGAGCTTGCCGAAATGCTTCACTCGCGCGGTGTGCATGTGACTTTTCTCGTGCGCGAAAAATCGTATTGGAACCGCATATTGCCGAATGAAGAGTCCTCTATGGTGAACAGAATTATAGAAAAAGAGGGAATTGACCTGCGCCTGAACACCGAACTGGAAGAAATCACGGACAACGGAAAAGGCCGGGTCGGCGGCGTTATTACAAAAGACGGGCAGAAAATAGAATGCGGACTTGTGGGGCTGACCGCGGGCGTGAGTCCGCAAACGGTTCTTGCCGACGGCGCGGCAATAAAAACCGGACGCGGCATACTGGTTGACCGCGGCTTCAAAACCGATGCGGAAAACATTTACTGCGCCGGAGACTGCGCCGAAATCATAACGGGCGAAGAACGCAACCTTCTGCAACAGGTGTGGTATACCGGCAAAGCGCAGGGCAAAGCGGCGGGCGAAGCAATGTGCGGAATTCCAACAAACTACGAGCCCGCGACGTGGTTCAACTCCGCAAAGTTTCTTGACCTTGAATACCAGACATACGGACAGGTGAATCTCTCGGTTGAAGGAGAGAAAAACCTCTACTGGGAAAAGCCGGACGGACTCGCGGCGTTGCGGATTGTCCATACCGATGACGCCGTAATCGGCGTGAATGTGATGGGACTGCGCTACCGCCACAAGGTTTGTGAAAAATGGATTGAGGAAAAACGCCCGCTTGATTACGTGCTGGACAACTTGAGCGAGGCAAATTTTGATCCGGAATTTTATTCGCTTTATGAAAAAGAGATTGCGGGAGTTTTCAGGGAGCAGGTGCGCTGA
- a CDS encoding 4Fe-4S binding protein codes for MVGWVPAGSWTGFILAFGFPAIGGTGYFYLAYKDGAPGIKNNANYFKSITARGSLGWIAGIFMTGFYILVYISPAPLAGAVEIVAPLYALLTGGAAADTSHWFLYGFIYTIAILVFGVRMIMRYRHNRYQQIRTVSVMFFQLGFAFIIPNILKLFQQPEFYFSYFWPLKYDYLFPGTVSDMVANPGGLGMFFILWGAIMTFVATPILTYKFGKRWYCSWVCGCGGLAETLGDPFRQLSDKSMKAWKIERWMVHGVLVFITFTTLVLWANSATGGQIFGGFSGGLSYAYGFFIGAIFSGVVGVGFYPIMGTRVWCRFGCPMAAILGIFQRFFSKFRITTNGGQCMSCGNCSTYCEMGIDVRAYAQKGENIIRASCVGCGICAAVCPRGVLKLENGATFADRYRGSENPFGALIEAVKRDNTSGIVEMPTRASAVKFVRGMKDMRVRS; via the coding sequence ATGGTGGGCTGGGTTCCCGCCGGTTCGTGGACGGGGTTTATTCTCGCTTTCGGGTTTCCGGCAATTGGAGGCACGGGCTACTTCTACCTTGCTTATAAGGACGGCGCGCCCGGAATCAAAAACAACGCGAATTACTTCAAAAGTATAACGGCGCGCGGAAGCCTCGGATGGATAGCGGGCATTTTTATGACCGGCTTCTACATTCTGGTCTATATCAGCCCCGCGCCGCTTGCGGGCGCGGTGGAAATTGTGGCTCCGCTTTACGCTCTGCTTACGGGCGGCGCGGCGGCGGACACAAGCCACTGGTTTCTCTACGGATTTATCTACACAATCGCGATTCTTGTTTTCGGCGTGCGGATGATTATGCGTTACCGGCACAACCGCTATCAGCAAATACGCACCGTTTCGGTGATGTTTTTTCAACTCGGTTTCGCGTTCATCATTCCCAACATTCTGAAACTGTTTCAGCAACCGGAGTTTTATTTCAGTTATTTCTGGCCTCTTAAATACGACTACCTTTTCCCCGGCACGGTCTCAGATATGGTTGCCAACCCCGGCGGACTTGGAATGTTTTTCATTCTCTGGGGCGCGATTATGACCTTTGTGGCAACCCCGATTCTGACATACAAATTCGGCAAAAGGTGGTATTGCTCGTGGGTTTGCGGTTGCGGCGGGCTTGCCGAAACACTGGGCGACCCGTTTCGTCAACTGTCCGACAAATCAATGAAGGCGTGGAAGATTGAAAGATGGATGGTTCACGGCGTGCTTGTTTTTATAACCTTCACAACGCTTGTGCTGTGGGCAAATTCCGCGACCGGCGGACAGATTTTCGGCGGATTTTCAGGCGGGCTTTCATACGCTTACGGATTTTTCATCGGCGCGATTTTTTCAGGCGTCGTCGGTGTGGGTTTTTATCCCATTATGGGAACAAGGGTGTGGTGCAGATTCGGTTGCCCGATGGCGGCAATACTCGGAATTTTCCAGAGATTTTTCTCAAAATTCAGAATCACTACAAACGGCGGGCAGTGCATGTCTTGCGGAAACTGCTCAACCTACTGCGAGATGGGAATAGATGTGCGCGCCTACGCGCAGAAAGGCGAAAACATCATACGCGCCTCATGCGTCGGTTGCGGAATATGCGCGGCGGTTTGCCCGCGAGGAGTCCTCAAACTTGAAAACGGCGCGACATTTGCCGACAGATACAGAGGTTCGGAAAACCCGTTCGGCGCGCTCATTGAAGCGGTCAAAAGAGACAACACAAGCGGCATTGTTGAAATGCCTACAAGAGCGAGCGCGGTTAAGTTTGTACGGGGAATGAAGGATATGAGGGTACGCTCATAA
- the priA gene encoding primosomal protein N', translating into MPPAIEVILPGNISDSFYYSVPKQFQSAATLGKRVLVPLGNRRTIGFVVESPSKPPEGIKLRDIIDVIDDDPLFDKTRLEFFKWIADYYICPLGAVVKAAHPSGLGSMSVRRKISITEAGKTALEKGKLSKSDQAILHALESGEMTLEKLFEIVEDSGFGKIHRIENKGLAEIEYEVKRGANIRYEKIYSAAAGASARSEISKMPAKRSVVELVEEHGKISRPDIKDILGNACAPHLKWLEEKGIITAEKIEIVRDPFSEIKPDDKPVPKMTAEQQKALSKIKKAVNAGKFKTFLLHGVTGSGKTEVYLRTIEQVAARGAQALVMVPEISLTPQLVQRFKSRFGDGACVMHSGLSEGERFDSWRRIKSGAAQIVIGARSAIFAPFPNLGLIVVDEEHEKSYKQEDKNPCYNARDCAVVLGQMTGSPVILGSATPSVETYRNAVAGRFEYLSMPLRVEGSLLPRVEIVKQEKTVLSAPLKKALVENLKNGGKAILFLNRRGFSTALICNGCGETFCCPNCSISLTYHKKGNTVKCHYCGIDEKFENACPGCGGEFIRMGMGTQAIEDEVKKIMPSATVARMDSDETGGKTKLLDLYGKLEKGSIDVLVGTQMVAKGHDLPEVTLVGVISADMSLSIPDFRSGEVTFQTLTQVAGRAGRGKSPGRALIQTAKQNHPSIKYAVEQDAVAFLESELEVRKITGWPPFSRVAALKFSGTVEKNVELIAERVHALAVEASGNLKSGEVEIVGYSECPIYRIKNRFRWHIIMRSESPSLLGNFSRALKEEAERTMPPKTRVIADIDPVSFL; encoded by the coding sequence ATGCCGCCCGCCATTGAAGTAATCCTCCCCGGAAACATATCGGACAGTTTTTACTATTCGGTTCCAAAACAGTTTCAGAGCGCGGCGACTCTGGGCAAGCGGGTTTTGGTTCCGCTTGGCAATCGGCGGACAATCGGGTTCGTGGTTGAATCCCCTTCCAAGCCGCCCGAAGGCATAAAACTGCGGGACATTATTGATGTAATTGACGACGATCCGCTTTTTGACAAAACGCGGCTGGAGTTTTTCAAATGGATAGCCGATTACTACATCTGCCCGCTCGGCGCGGTTGTAAAAGCCGCGCACCCGTCGGGCCTCGGCAGTATGAGCGTGAGAAGAAAAATCTCCATCACGGAAGCCGGGAAAACCGCGCTTGAAAAAGGCAAACTGTCAAAAAGCGACCAAGCAATTCTCCACGCTCTTGAATCGGGCGAAATGACGCTTGAAAAACTTTTTGAGATCGTTGAAGACAGCGGTTTTGGAAAAATTCACCGCATTGAAAACAAGGGACTCGCCGAAATTGAATACGAAGTAAAGCGCGGCGCGAACATACGCTATGAAAAAATTTATTCCGCCGCCGCAGGCGCAAGCGCACGAAGCGAAATATCAAAAATGCCCGCGAAACGCTCCGTGGTGGAACTCGTGGAGGAGCACGGAAAAATCTCCCGCCCGGACATAAAAGACATTCTCGGAAACGCTTGCGCCCCGCATCTGAAATGGCTTGAAGAAAAAGGAATTATCACGGCGGAAAAAATAGAAATCGTGCGGGACCCGTTTTCCGAAATAAAACCGGACGACAAACCCGTTCCGAAAATGACCGCCGAGCAGCAAAAAGCGCTTTCCAAAATAAAAAAAGCCGTTAATGCCGGAAAATTCAAAACATTTCTTCTCCACGGGGTTACCGGAAGCGGAAAAACAGAGGTCTATTTGAGAACAATTGAGCAAGTCGCGGCGCGCGGCGCGCAGGCGCTTGTTATGGTGCCGGAAATATCGCTCACGCCGCAACTTGTGCAAAGGTTCAAAAGCCGTTTCGGCGACGGGGCTTGCGTGATGCACAGCGGACTCAGCGAGGGCGAAAGGTTTGATTCGTGGCGCAGAATAAAAAGCGGCGCGGCGCAAATCGTTATCGGCGCAAGGTCGGCAATTTTCGCGCCGTTTCCAAATCTGGGGCTTATTGTGGTGGATGAAGAGCACGAGAAAAGTTACAAACAGGAAGACAAAAACCCCTGTTACAACGCACGCGACTGCGCCGTTGTGCTGGGACAAATGACCGGTAGCCCCGTGATTCTCGGCTCGGCAACACCTTCGGTTGAAACCTACCGCAACGCGGTCGCGGGCAGGTTTGAATATCTCTCAATGCCGTTGCGGGTTGAAGGAAGTTTGCTTCCGCGCGTTGAGATTGTGAAACAGGAAAAAACCGTTCTTTCCGCGCCGCTCAAAAAAGCGCTTGTTGAAAATCTGAAAAACGGCGGCAAGGCAATTTTATTTTTGAACAGAAGGGGGTTTTCCACCGCTCTTATCTGCAACGGATGCGGCGAGACTTTTTGTTGTCCCAACTGCAGCATCTCGCTGACCTACCACAAAAAAGGAAACACCGTGAAGTGCCACTACTGCGGAATTGACGAAAAATTTGAAAACGCCTGCCCCGGATGCGGCGGAGAGTTTATACGTATGGGAATGGGAACACAGGCCATTGAAGATGAGGTGAAAAAAATAATGCCGTCCGCAACCGTGGCGAGAATGGACAGCGACGAAACGGGCGGAAAAACAAAACTGTTGGATCTTTACGGAAAACTTGAAAAAGGAAGCATAGATGTGCTTGTGGGAACGCAGATGGTAGCCAAAGGGCATGACCTTCCGGAGGTTACGCTTGTGGGAGTGATTTCCGCCGACATGTCTTTGTCAATACCGGATTTCCGCAGCGGCGAGGTTACTTTTCAAACGCTCACTCAGGTCGCCGGAAGAGCCGGAAGGGGAAAATCACCCGGCAGGGCTTTGATACAAACGGCAAAGCAGAACCATCCGAGCATAAAATATGCGGTCGAACAGGACGCGGTCGCGTTTCTTGAAAGTGAGTTGGAGGTGAGAAAAATCACCGGATGGCCTCCTTTTTCACGGGTCGCCGCGCTAAAATTTTCAGGAACTGTGGAGAAGAACGTTGAACTCATCGCGGAACGCGTCCACGCCCTTGCCGTTGAGGCGTCCGGAAATCTCAAATCCGGCGAAGTGGAAATTGTCGGTTATTCGGAATGTCCGATATACAGAATAAAAAACCGCTTCAGATGGCATATAATTATGCGGTCTGAGAGCCCTTCCCTTTTGGGGAATTTTTCAAGGGCTCTCAAGGAAGAAGCGGAAAGAACCATGCCTCCGAAAACCCGCGTTATTGCCGATATTGACCCGGTAAGCTTTCTTTAA
- a CDS encoding AAA family ATPase, whose translation MKNLFRTGTKTENPQMSENKTLSAAPSFFVENLNPEQFEAVCHTGGHILVFAGAGSGKTRVLTSRIAFLINEKGVPPSEILAVTFTNKAAREMKNRVGEFVPDKISGIWLGTFHSICSRILRNDIEKLDLGYTNDFVIYDTGDQTNVLKKILAEMNVNEKILPPGVVRSRIERFKRDNKFPPSQSSFSPGEKYVFEKMQAMEKYSAALKSANALDFNDLLCLVDRLFEKNKDVLEKYRARFKHILVDEYQDTNRVQYQFIKMLGRNNAEICAVGDDSQSIYGWRGAEIKNILGFADDFPGSKIVRLEKNYRSTATILDASNAVIDNNVHGVKKNMRTDRDSGEPIGIYEARNEFDEADFVVSKIKSLVETGNFSPGDFAILYRTNSKSRLLEDSFLREDGISCVVVGALSFYNRAEIKDLISYMRLLFNSADDAAVLRIINTPSRGIGDATVEKLSEFASLNGISIMEAIHRVPQEDFLKKRAVEAVGKFALMIENLSQSAKGVGAAETLKAIVEKTGYRGFLEKDENKKENIDEFINSAHEFDERGEGEADSRNFVEQIALTSDSDTETGDDTVKLMTLHASKGLEFPVVFIVGVNEKVIPLVRDNNYDEIEEERRLFYVGMTRAKERLFLCYPIQRKFYGREETMISSQFFDEIPEELKKYEDFKPAFRYRAETEPDEDTQPLFTPVPKSSLKIARGFAAGGFVRHDKFGRGKVVKVEGTGDNADITVLFPSAGRKRILASFLKKL comes from the coding sequence ATGAAGAATCTGTTCCGGACGGGAACAAAAACTGAAAATCCGCAGATGAGTGAAAACAAAACCCTCTCCGCCGCTCCGTCTTTTTTCGTGGAAAACCTCAATCCCGAACAGTTTGAGGCGGTTTGCCACACGGGCGGGCATATTCTTGTTTTCGCGGGGGCGGGTTCGGGGAAAACCCGTGTTCTTACAAGCCGCATAGCGTTTCTCATAAATGAAAAAGGCGTGCCTCCCTCGGAAATTCTCGCCGTTACCTTCACGAACAAAGCGGCGCGTGAGATGAAAAACAGGGTGGGGGAGTTTGTTCCCGATAAAATTTCGGGCATATGGCTCGGAACTTTTCATTCAATTTGCTCACGCATACTGCGCAACGACATTGAAAAACTGGATCTTGGATATACAAACGACTTTGTGATTTACGACACGGGAGACCAGACAAACGTTCTTAAAAAAATCCTTGCGGAAATGAATGTGAACGAAAAAATTTTGCCTCCCGGGGTTGTGAGAAGCCGTATTGAGAGATTCAAAAGAGACAACAAATTCCCGCCCTCTCAGAGCTCATTTTCCCCGGGCGAAAAATATGTCTTTGAAAAAATGCAAGCGATGGAAAAATACTCCGCCGCCCTGAAAAGTGCCAACGCGCTTGATTTTAATGATTTGCTCTGTTTAGTCGATAGGCTTTTTGAGAAAAATAAGGACGTTCTGGAAAAATACAGAGCCCGTTTCAAACATATTCTTGTTGACGAATATCAGGACACAAACCGTGTCCAGTATCAATTTATAAAAATGCTCGGGCGGAACAACGCTGAAATCTGCGCGGTCGGTGATGACAGTCAGTCAATTTACGGATGGCGCGGAGCGGAAATTAAAAACATTCTGGGTTTTGCCGATGATTTTCCCGGTTCAAAAATAGTCCGTCTTGAAAAAAATTACCGTTCAACCGCGACCATACTTGATGCGTCCAATGCCGTTATAGATAACAATGTTCACGGCGTTAAGAAAAATATGCGCACAGACCGCGATAGCGGCGAGCCAATAGGGATTTATGAGGCGCGAAACGAATTTGACGAGGCGGATTTCGTGGTTTCAAAAATTAAATCGCTTGTGGAAACGGGCAATTTTTCGCCGGGCGATTTTGCCATTCTTTACCGCACAAACAGCAAATCCCGTCTTCTTGAAGACAGCTTTTTAAGGGAAGACGGAATTTCCTGCGTTGTTGTAGGAGCTTTGAGTTTTTACAACCGCGCGGAAATAAAGGATTTAATTTCCTACATGCGTCTTCTTTTCAATTCCGCCGATGACGCGGCGGTTTTGAGAATAATAAACACTCCTTCCAGAGGAATAGGGGACGCAACCGTTGAGAAACTCTCGGAATTCGCGTCTTTAAACGGAATTTCAATAATGGAAGCAATTCACCGCGTTCCGCAAGAGGATTTTTTGAAAAAAAGGGCTGTTGAAGCAGTCGGGAAATTCGCGCTTATGATTGAAAACCTTTCGCAATCCGCCAAGGGCGTCGGAGCGGCTGAGACTCTCAAAGCGATTGTTGAAAAAACCGGTTACCGCGGATTTCTTGAAAAGGATGAAAATAAAAAAGAAAACATTGATGAGTTTATAAATTCCGCGCATGAGTTTGACGAGCGAGGGGAGGGTGAGGCGGATTCCCGGAATTTTGTCGAGCAGATAGCGCTCACGAGCGATTCAGACACGGAAACCGGAGACGACACGGTAAAACTTATGACGCTTCACGCGTCCAAGGGGCTTGAGTTTCCGGTTGTTTTTATAGTCGGCGTAAACGAAAAAGTAATTCCGCTGGTTCGCGATAATAACTACGATGAGATTGAGGAGGAAAGGCGGCTTTTTTATGTGGGGATGACGCGCGCTAAAGAGCGTCTTTTTTTGTGCTACCCAATTCAAAGGAAGTTTTACGGGAGAGAGGAGACAATGATTTCCTCGCAGTTTTTTGACGAAATTCCCGAAGAATTGAAAAAATACGAGGATTTCAAGCCGGCGTTTCGTTATCGCGCGGAAACGGAACCTGATGAAGATACGCAACCGCTCTTTACTCCCGTTCCAAAAAGTTCGCTCAAAATCGCACGCGGATTTGCCGCGGGCGGTTTTGTTCGCCATGACAAGTTCGGGCGCGGAAAGGTTGTGAAGGTTGAAGGCACGGGCGACAACGCCGACATAACGGTTTTATTTCCGTCTGCGGGCAGGAAAAGAATTCTCGCCTCTTTTCTCAAGAAACTGTGA
- a CDS encoding VWA domain-containing protein — protein sequence MESGAGAEKHERKDVSESLSDYGWFPRNEKLFTADGDFHAVEIETDPPAAQRGRVDSEEINAAARNGKQNADKTDVYETARNYVIHGEFSRKNKTERGRGNTKVVFIVDSSGSMALGKQISHAKKIIGETVRKNKGNVMEFSGVALYEDGAQIFSPPAADAEKLISNLTELKTGGRTNMSAGIVLAGKILKKSRSAKKNNSALFIFTDGRINSCETGKEPFEDSVKKFKTIIGARAKTTVVDTEASFVKIGAALKFSEAIGAKYTRTGKMEAVK from the coding sequence TTGGAAAGCGGCGCGGGCGCGGAAAAACACGAAAGAAAAGACGTTTCCGAATCCCTCTCCGATTACGGATGGTTTCCGAGAAATGAAAAACTGTTCACCGCGGACGGTGATTTTCACGCGGTGGAAATAGAAACCGACCCTCCGGCCGCGCAGCGCGGACGGGTTGATTCCGAAGAAATAAACGCCGCGGCGCGAAACGGAAAACAGAACGCGGACAAAACAGATGTTTATGAAACCGCGCGAAATTATGTAATACACGGAGAGTTTTCCAGAAAAAATAAAACGGAGCGGGGACGCGGAAATACCAAGGTTGTTTTCATTGTTGATTCAAGCGGTTCAATGGCGCTTGGAAAACAAATTTCACACGCGAAAAAAATCATTGGTGAAACCGTCCGGAAAAACAAGGGGAATGTTATGGAGTTTTCGGGAGTGGCTCTTTATGAGGACGGCGCGCAGATTTTTTCGCCGCCCGCCGCAGACGCGGAAAAATTAATTTCCAACCTCACCGAACTTAAAACCGGAGGCAGAACAAACATGAGCGCGGGTATTGTGCTTGCGGGGAAAATACTGAAAAAATCACGGAGTGCGAAAAAGAATAATTCCGCGCTGTTCATATTCACGGACGGAAGAATTAATTCCTGTGAAACCGGAAAAGAGCCCTTTGAAGACAGTGTTAAAAAATTCAAAACAATTATCGGCGCGCGCGCGAAAACAACCGTGGTTGACACCGAAGCGAGTTTCGTAAAAATAGGCGCGGCGTTAAAATTCTCCGAAGCCATAGGCGCGAAATACACGCGAACGGGGAAAATGGAGGCTGTAAAATGA
- a CDS encoding phosphoadenylyl-sulfate reductase — protein MKFTRKQVEELNRRFEDEGPEEVLSWAIANLHPKVAFATSFQSQGSVVIDILLRVKPDARVFTIDTLRLNPETHETMEKIRRRYDIEVEVLLPDTAEVEEMVSAHGMDLFYKGVENRHLCCGIRKVNPLRKYLAGVDGWITSLRRDQTGLRAEAQKFEIDHIHGGILKINPIVDWTEERVWDYVKSNDIPYNKLYDMGYTSIGCAPCTRAISPGEDSRAGRWWWESDSDKECGIHFAHEESVPDGNKN, from the coding sequence ATGAAATTCACCCGTAAGCAGGTAGAGGAGCTGAACAGGCGGTTTGAGGATGAAGGTCCCGAAGAGGTTCTTTCATGGGCAATCGCCAATCTTCATCCCAAAGTCGCGTTCGCGACAAGTTTTCAGTCTCAGGGCTCGGTTGTGATTGACATACTTCTGCGCGTCAAGCCGGACGCGCGCGTTTTTACAATTGACACATTGCGGCTCAATCCCGAAACTCACGAAACAATGGAAAAAATCAGGCGGAGATACGACATTGAAGTGGAAGTTCTCTTGCCCGACACCGCCGAGGTTGAGGAGATGGTTTCCGCGCACGGAATGGATCTTTTCTACAAAGGGGTGGAAAACAGGCATTTGTGTTGCGGCATAAGAAAGGTGAACCCCTTGCGCAAATACCTCGCCGGCGTTGACGGCTGGATAACCTCTCTGCGCAGAGACCAGACCGGACTCCGGGCGGAAGCGCAAAAATTTGAAATAGACCACATCCACGGCGGGATTTTGAAAATCAACCCCATTGTGGACTGGACCGAGGAGCGCGTCTGGGACTATGTGAAATCAAACGATATTCCCTACAACAAACTTTATGACATGGGTTACACATCCATAGGTTGCGCGCCATGCACGCGCGCGATTTCCCCCGGAGAAGACTCAAGGGCCGGCAGATGGTGGTGGGAATCGGATTCCGACAAAGAATGCGGCATACATTTTGCCCATGAAGAATCTGTTCCGGACGGGAACAAAAACTGA